One Niabella beijingensis DNA window includes the following coding sequences:
- a CDS encoding glycosyltransferase yields MSKFLFVVPPFFGHLSPTLSVGAGLIAKGHEVAWLGMVPVHETHIPEGGLFIVPEAELEPHRGAIEVLLKRQDDGPSLSGPEVMKLALEETYVPLATMMMPGLERVIDEWKPDVIVNDCIAFAGALAAYKKGIPCVTTTPVPPDVMGDTALHAPKIFEWQQQLIKELQRSVGVETDGIFIHSHEMNIVFTSAAFAGIEEPESHMQFVGPVQGRPNHSPFDWERLSKANTPRVFVSLGTLLVDIRKEFFTRLIEAFRDEPLTIIAATDPSVIEQWPDNFIVQGFVPQSELMPYMDAVICHGGFNTVNDTFMNGLPMLVTPIAYDHFHTASLIEKAGCGLKIRYRRMRVDDVRNAVWRLLKEPQFRQAAARVRATFIAAGGSSRAVTLLENFVMETTPNVI; encoded by the coding sequence ATGTCGAAATTTTTATTTGTGGTACCTCCTTTTTTCGGGCACTTAAGTCCAACGCTCAGTGTGGGTGCCGGACTGATCGCAAAAGGACATGAAGTAGCCTGGCTGGGTATGGTGCCGGTTCATGAAACACATATACCGGAAGGGGGGCTGTTCATAGTGCCGGAAGCGGAGCTGGAGCCGCATCGCGGAGCGATTGAAGTGTTGCTGAAACGCCAGGACGATGGTCCTTCGCTATCCGGTCCGGAAGTGATGAAGCTGGCATTGGAAGAAACATATGTCCCCCTCGCAACAATGATGATGCCGGGACTGGAACGGGTGATCGATGAGTGGAAGCCGGATGTGATCGTTAATGATTGTATTGCTTTTGCGGGCGCTCTTGCCGCTTATAAAAAAGGAATCCCCTGTGTTACCACCACGCCGGTACCGCCCGATGTAATGGGCGATACCGCCCTTCATGCACCTAAAATATTTGAGTGGCAGCAACAACTGATAAAGGAATTGCAACGCAGTGTCGGCGTTGAAACGGATGGGATCTTTATTCACTCCCACGAGATGAATATTGTTTTTACCTCTGCTGCATTTGCAGGGATTGAAGAGCCTGAATCGCATATGCAGTTTGTAGGCCCGGTACAGGGCCGGCCCAATCATAGTCCGTTCGACTGGGAGCGTCTGTCAAAGGCCAATACTCCGAGGGTCTTTGTATCGCTGGGCACCTTGCTGGTGGACATACGCAAGGAATTTTTTACCCGGCTGATCGAAGCCTTCCGTGATGAGCCGCTGACGATCATTGCTGCCACAGATCCTTCTGTTATTGAGCAATGGCCGGATAATTTTATCGTACAGGGCTTTGTGCCGCAATCGGAGCTGATGCCCTATATGGACGCGGTGATCTGCCACGGCGGCTTTAATACGGTGAACGATACGTTTATGAACGGACTGCCCATGCTGGTTACGCCGATCGCATACGATCATTTTCATACGGCCTCGCTGATCGAAAAAGCCGGATGCGGTCTTAAGATCCGCTACAGGCGGATGCGGGTGGACGATGTACGCAATGCTGTATGGAGGCTGCTGAAAGAGCCGCAGTTCCGGCAGGCAGCGGCCCGGGTGCGCGCCACTTTTATAGCAGC
- a CDS encoding glycosyltransferase produces the protein MAQFAFIVPPLTGHVNPTLSLGSALLGRGHEVGWISLDPALQDKLPEGGTPLLIGYDRSDAEKKESKAYLDIITRKNVYGIDSIKFLYEEVLIPLNRYMYDGIRDALLRFAPDVVITDHQLFAGAVAARQLRLPYATSVTAPAAIKVMEELPKVHEWEEKQIVALQQELGWPGDQALDCSEALTLVFTSPLFFGEMELPEQFRFVGPVIQSRKSIEAFDWERFHNTPHPRILVSIGTTFDHTHKQLFFDKVLEAFGGRALTVVVVSDPALFEAIPDNFIIQKTVPQLELLPHLQAVVCHGGHNTVCETLSHGLPMVVIPIAYDQSHVAGRVVRTGAGLRLNFNRFRAQHLRDAVMEILQEQRFREAAGLVRTSFEATGGVAAAAGYLEILVTAKQDLPADRAQLQPADSGA, from the coding sequence ATGGCACAATTTGCTTTTATAGTACCCCCGCTTACCGGACATGTAAACCCGACGCTCAGTCTCGGCAGCGCATTGCTGGGCAGAGGGCATGAAGTGGGCTGGATCAGTCTGGACCCGGCATTGCAGGACAAACTGCCGGAGGGCGGAACCCCGCTGCTGATCGGCTATGACCGCAGCGACGCAGAAAAAAAGGAAAGCAAGGCTTACCTCGATATCATTACCCGGAAAAATGTTTATGGCATCGACAGCATTAAATTCTTATATGAAGAAGTGCTGATCCCTTTAAACCGCTATATGTATGATGGCATCCGGGATGCATTGCTGCGCTTTGCACCGGATGTGGTTATTACGGATCATCAGCTGTTTGCCGGTGCAGTTGCTGCCCGGCAGTTGCGACTACCTTATGCTACTTCCGTAACGGCCCCTGCTGCAATAAAAGTAATGGAGGAGCTGCCCAAAGTACATGAATGGGAGGAAAAGCAGATCGTGGCCCTGCAACAGGAACTGGGCTGGCCGGGTGACCAGGCGCTGGATTGTTCAGAGGCACTGACACTGGTGTTTACTTCACCGTTGTTTTTCGGGGAAATGGAATTGCCGGAACAGTTCCGTTTCGTAGGCCCGGTGATACAGAGCCGTAAGTCCATTGAGGCCTTTGATTGGGAACGCTTTCACAATACACCGCACCCAAGGATACTGGTGAGCATCGGCACCACTTTTGATCATACGCATAAGCAACTGTTCTTTGATAAAGTGCTGGAAGCTTTTGGTGGCAGGGCACTTACGGTGGTGGTGGTATCCGACCCGGCGCTCTTTGAAGCAATACCGGATAATTTTATCATTCAGAAAACGGTGCCGCAACTGGAGTTGCTCCCGCATTTGCAGGCGGTGGTTTGTCATGGCGGACACAATACCGTCTGTGAAACCTTGAGCCACGGACTACCCATGGTGGTGATACCGATCGCTTACGACCAGTCGCATGTTGCAGGCAGGGTGGTGCGTACCGGTGCAGGACTGCGGCTTAATTTCAACCGGTTCAGGGCGCAGCACCTGCGGGATGCGGTAATGGAAATATTGCAGGAGCAGCGCTTCCGGGAAGCGGCAGGCCTTGTCCGCACTTCATTTGAAGCAACCGGGGGAGTAGCTGCAGCTGCCGGTTATCTGGAAATATTAGTAACAGCAAAACAAGATCTTCCTGCGGACCGGGCGCAATTGCAGCCGGCGGACAGCGGAGCATAA